A single window of Jiangella alkaliphila DNA harbors:
- a CDS encoding TIGR02680 family protein, translating to MTAPTVTTAALPTPTSRRWKPLRAGLVDIFYYDVEEFHFHDGRLLLRGNNGTGKSKVLALTLPFLLDGELSPHRVEPDGDRQKRMEWNLLLGGKHPHPERVGYTWLEFGRIGPDGTPEFKTIGCGLKAVKDRGIARHWYVVTPQRVGDDLLLLGPGRVPLTRERLRDAVEGRGMVYDRASDYRRAVDEALFGLGERRYEALVNLLIQLRQPQLSKKPDEKRLSTALTEALPPVSPALIRTVADAFRGLDEERHAIDGLREAEQAAAEFLRHYRRYAELAARRMARGPRETHSRYEWLGRDLAEAERRYAEAQGELDAAEELLAELADAKGTLEAQRDALQQSPEMRDAERLQHLEADADRLEAYARRVEGDRERLDDELRRRRVAAERAAGRERQAAATFEAADGTATESAERARCAAEHQDVAGRWETDLAAARRETAALADRRTRAVEELERLLAAVAAESARLEQARREVDRLTAQLQADAERVTHAEQAIHDETAGLSARYSAYLGGVSEFRVTDADAVLSLLETWAVNVDGVNPAAEAVDQAVRTATTELGRQEAGLEAERQDRRAATGEITDEIQRLEAGGHDAPPVPYTRDPSGRVDRPGAPFWKVVDFADDVPSDHRAGVEAALEAAGILDAWLSPDGTLRGADDTVVVAAADGAGTETGARRGSCRDVLRPAVDRADVHAAALSDDLVDAVLGAIGLDADDGGDHHTWVTVDGRWANGVLTGSWHKPDAVFIGDGARERARRARLERLRAELAELESRLAELAAALEEVAARRRGLDEERRARPDDQALREAHVKLTGEHERRRSHQEEHSAAEEAAREQEAQLVAVRHRAAEFAADVGLPVDTDELATVRAALGDYRVALAGLWPAAEALLDARETARIVAEELAGTAERLEEASSSAVEARERAAAAAETYRVLHETVGDAIEELRRKLAAVAEELRQRDENERATRDVANQARENRGRAEGAREKLTEEITEAETKRDAAVEEFRQFAATGLLRVALPELEIPGADESWAATPAVHLARSVNAALESADDSDGPWDRVQKRVSEEHKLLSDAMARHGHSVGLTLRAGVMVVDVVFQGRTREIPELTMALRTEIDDRAQLLSAREREILENHLLNEVAGTLHELIAAAEDEVRAMNDELAARPTSTGMRLRLIWRSARHAPDGLDRVRDKLRQTVDAWSEADRSAVGEFLQRQIAREHAENPAVGWYDQLTTALDYRTWHEFTIQRYQDGQWRPATGPASGGERALVASVPLFAAASAHYKSAANPYAPRLVALDEAFAGVDDDSRAKCLGLLATFDMDVVMTSEREWGCYPEVPGLAISHLARRDGIDAVLVTPWRWDGRDRRRVERPVPVLPPAEPAPRAGGAEQADLFGQG from the coding sequence ATGACCGCGCCCACAGTGACGACGGCGGCACTGCCAACTCCTACCTCGCGACGGTGGAAACCGCTGCGCGCCGGGCTGGTCGACATCTTCTATTACGACGTCGAGGAGTTCCACTTCCACGACGGCCGCCTCCTGCTGCGCGGCAACAACGGCACGGGGAAGTCGAAGGTGCTGGCGCTCACGCTGCCGTTCCTGCTCGACGGGGAGCTGTCGCCACACCGCGTCGAACCGGACGGCGACCGGCAGAAGCGGATGGAGTGGAACTTGCTGCTCGGCGGCAAGCACCCGCATCCGGAGCGCGTGGGCTACACCTGGTTGGAGTTCGGCCGCATCGGGCCCGACGGCACGCCCGAGTTCAAGACCATCGGCTGCGGCCTCAAGGCCGTCAAGGACCGCGGCATCGCCCGGCACTGGTACGTCGTTACTCCACAGCGGGTCGGCGACGACTTGTTGCTGCTCGGCCCCGGCCGGGTGCCACTCACCCGCGAGCGGCTCCGCGACGCCGTCGAGGGACGCGGCATGGTCTACGACCGCGCTTCGGACTATCGGCGGGCCGTGGACGAAGCCCTGTTCGGGCTGGGCGAGCGGCGCTACGAGGCGCTGGTCAACCTGCTGATCCAGCTCCGTCAGCCGCAGCTGTCCAAGAAGCCGGACGAGAAGCGGTTGTCAACGGCGCTCACCGAGGCACTGCCACCGGTCAGCCCAGCGCTGATCCGCACGGTGGCGGACGCGTTCCGAGGGCTGGACGAGGAGCGGCACGCCATCGACGGGCTGCGCGAGGCGGAGCAGGCAGCCGCCGAGTTCCTGCGGCACTACCGCCGGTACGCCGAGCTAGCGGCAAGGCGCATGGCTCGCGGGCCGCGTGAGACGCACAGCCGCTACGAATGGCTGGGCCGTGACCTGGCCGAGGCCGAGCGCCGCTACGCCGAGGCCCAGGGCGAGCTGGACGCCGCGGAGGAGCTGCTGGCCGAGCTCGCCGACGCGAAAGGCACGTTGGAAGCGCAACGCGACGCGCTCCAGCAGAGCCCGGAGATGCGCGACGCCGAGCGCTTACAGCATCTGGAGGCCGACGCCGACCGGCTGGAGGCCTATGCCCGGAGGGTGGAGGGCGACCGCGAACGGCTCGACGACGAGCTCAGGCGGCGGCGGGTGGCCGCCGAGCGCGCGGCCGGCCGCGAGCGACAGGCAGCTGCGACGTTCGAGGCCGCCGACGGGACGGCGACGGAGTCGGCCGAGCGTGCCCGATGCGCGGCCGAGCACCAGGACGTGGCCGGCCGCTGGGAGACCGACCTCGCCGCGGCCCGCCGGGAGACCGCCGCCCTGGCGGATCGGCGGACGCGCGCCGTCGAAGAGCTCGAACGACTGCTGGCCGCGGTGGCGGCGGAGTCGGCTCGGCTGGAGCAGGCCCGCCGCGAGGTCGACCGGCTGACCGCGCAGCTGCAGGCCGACGCCGAGCGTGTCACCCACGCTGAGCAGGCCATTCACGACGAGACCGCCGGCCTGTCCGCGCGCTACAGCGCCTACCTGGGCGGCGTGTCCGAGTTCCGCGTGACCGATGCCGACGCGGTGTTGTCCCTGCTCGAGACCTGGGCGGTCAACGTCGACGGCGTCAACCCTGCGGCCGAGGCCGTCGACCAGGCGGTGCGGACAGCGACCACAGAGCTGGGGCGTCAGGAGGCGGGGCTGGAGGCCGAGCGGCAGGACCGCAGGGCCGCCACAGGTGAGATCACCGACGAGATCCAGCGGCTGGAGGCCGGCGGGCACGACGCTCCACCGGTGCCCTACACCCGCGACCCCAGCGGTCGAGTCGACCGGCCGGGCGCGCCGTTCTGGAAGGTCGTCGACTTCGCCGACGACGTCCCCAGCGATCACCGCGCCGGGGTGGAGGCCGCGCTGGAGGCGGCCGGGATCCTGGACGCGTGGTTGTCGCCGGACGGGACGCTTCGTGGCGCCGACGACACCGTCGTCGTTGCCGCGGCGGATGGTGCGGGGACGGAGACCGGTGCCCGGCGGGGGAGCTGCCGAGACGTGCTGCGCCCCGCTGTCGACCGGGCCGACGTTCATGCGGCGGCGCTGTCCGACGACCTGGTCGATGCCGTACTCGGCGCGATCGGTCTGGATGCCGACGACGGCGGCGATCACCACACGTGGGTCACCGTCGACGGGCGCTGGGCCAACGGCGTCCTCACCGGCTCCTGGCACAAGCCCGACGCGGTGTTCATCGGCGATGGCGCCCGCGAGCGGGCCCGCCGCGCCCGGCTGGAGCGGCTGCGTGCCGAACTGGCCGAGCTGGAGTCGCGGCTGGCCGAGCTGGCCGCCGCGCTGGAGGAGGTCGCCGCTCGACGCCGCGGCCTCGACGAGGAGCGTCGCGCCCGACCGGACGATCAGGCACTGCGTGAGGCGCACGTGAAACTGACCGGCGAGCACGAACGCCGGCGCAGCCACCAGGAAGAGCATTCGGCTGCTGAAGAGGCGGCGCGCGAGCAGGAGGCGCAGCTGGTCGCGGTCCGGCACCGAGCGGCCGAGTTCGCCGCGGACGTCGGCCTGCCCGTCGACACCGACGAGCTGGCGACGGTCCGCGCCGCCCTGGGCGACTACCGGGTCGCGCTGGCCGGGCTGTGGCCGGCGGCCGAGGCGCTGCTCGACGCGCGCGAGACGGCACGAATCGTGGCCGAGGAGCTGGCCGGTACCGCCGAACGGCTCGAGGAGGCTTCGTCGTCGGCCGTCGAGGCGCGCGAACGGGCGGCGGCGGCGGCCGAGACCTACCGGGTGTTGCACGAGACCGTCGGCGACGCGATCGAGGAGCTGCGCCGGAAGCTCGCCGCCGTAGCCGAGGAGCTGCGCCAGCGTGACGAGAACGAGCGCGCCACTCGTGACGTCGCGAACCAGGCGCGGGAGAACCGCGGCCGGGCTGAGGGTGCGCGGGAGAAGTTGACCGAGGAGATCACGGAGGCGGAGACCAAGCGCGATGCCGCAGTCGAAGAGTTCCGGCAGTTCGCCGCGACCGGTCTGCTCCGCGTCGCACTGCCCGAGCTGGAGATTCCCGGCGCCGACGAGTCGTGGGCGGCGACCCCGGCCGTGCATCTGGCCCGGTCGGTCAACGCCGCGCTCGAGAGTGCCGATGACAGCGACGGGCCCTGGGACCGGGTGCAGAAACGGGTGTCCGAGGAGCACAAGTTGCTGTCGGACGCGATGGCGCGGCACGGGCACTCCGTCGGCCTCACTCTGCGCGCCGGCGTGATGGTCGTCGACGTCGTCTTCCAAGGCCGCACCCGGGAGATCCCGGAGCTCACGATGGCCCTGCGGACCGAGATCGACGACCGCGCCCAGCTGCTCTCGGCACGCGAGCGGGAGATCCTGGAGAACCACCTGCTCAACGAGGTCGCCGGTACGCTGCACGAGCTCATCGCCGCCGCTGAGGACGAGGTGCGGGCGATGAACGACGAGCTCGCCGCCCGGCCGACGTCGACGGGGATGCGGCTGCGGCTGATCTGGCGCAGCGCCCGTCATGCTCCCGACGGCCTGGACCGGGTACGCGACAAGCTGCGGCAGACCGTCGACGCCTGGTCAGAGGCCGACCGGAGCGCCGTCGGCGAGTTCCTGCAACGGCAGATCGCCCGCGAGCATGCCGAGAACCCCGCGGTGGGCTGGTACGACCAACTGACGACCGCGCTGGACTACCGCACGTGGCACGAGTTCACCATCCAGCGGTATCAGGACGGCCAGTGGCGACCCGCGACCGGCCCGGCGTCCGGCGGCGAGCGTGCGCTCGTGGCGTCGGTGCCGCTGTTCGCCGCGGCATCCGCGCACTACAAGTCCGCCGCCAATCCGTACGCACCGCGGTTGGTGGCGCTCGACGAGGCGTTCGCCGGTGTCGACGACGACTCGCGGGCCAAGTGCCTTGGACTGCTGGCCACGTTCGACATGGACGTCGTGATGACAAGCGAACGCGAGTGGGGCTGCTACCCGGAGGTGCCCGGCTTGGCGATCAGCCACCTGGCCCGACGCGACGGCATCGACGCCGTGCTGGTGACGCCGTGGCGGTGGGACGGGCGGGATCGGCGCCGGGTGGAGCGGCCCGTGCCGGTGCTGCCGCCGGCCGAGCCGGCACCGCGCGCCGGCGGTGCTGAGCAAGCGGACCTGTTCGGTCAGGGCTGA
- a CDS encoding NADPH:quinone reductase, with protein sequence MKSIVHDESGSADVLRLTERPVPEPGPGEVRIRVVVSAVNPTDWKSRSGGMGAASGTEMVPNQDGSGVIDAVGDGVGGLAVGDRVWVTLAAYQRPDSGTAQEYTVVPVERVFVLPDGAGFALGAAVGIPAITAHRALTVAEDGPTRLGPGALDGRVVLVAGGAGAVGNAAIQLARWSGATVIATVSSDAKGALATSAGAHHVVTYGGSANVAAAVRAIVPDGVDLVVEVAAGANAATNAAVLKPRGVVAIYANNGDHPFDLDVRQHMVLNARLQFVLLYTLPSRQLRTAGDDINAAIVAGAYRVGDDAGLPLHDFALDRTADAHRAVEDGATGKVIITVADD encoded by the coding sequence ATGAAGTCGATCGTGCACGACGAGTCCGGCTCCGCCGACGTCCTCAGGCTCACCGAACGCCCCGTCCCCGAGCCCGGCCCCGGCGAGGTGCGCATCCGGGTCGTCGTCTCCGCGGTGAACCCGACCGACTGGAAGTCGCGCAGCGGCGGCATGGGCGCCGCCTCCGGGACCGAGATGGTGCCGAACCAAGACGGTTCCGGCGTGATCGACGCGGTCGGCGACGGCGTCGGCGGGCTGGCTGTGGGCGACCGGGTGTGGGTGACGCTCGCGGCGTACCAGCGTCCGGACAGCGGGACGGCGCAGGAGTACACCGTCGTGCCGGTGGAACGGGTGTTCGTGCTGCCCGACGGCGCCGGCTTCGCGCTGGGCGCGGCGGTCGGCATCCCGGCGATCACGGCGCACCGGGCGCTGACGGTCGCCGAGGACGGGCCGACGCGGCTGGGTCCCGGCGCGCTGGACGGTCGCGTGGTGCTGGTGGCGGGTGGGGCGGGTGCGGTGGGGAACGCCGCGATCCAGCTGGCCCGCTGGTCCGGCGCGACGGTCATCGCGACGGTGAGTTCTGACGCGAAGGGCGCGCTGGCCACGTCCGCCGGCGCCCACCACGTCGTGACGTACGGCGGGTCGGCTAACGTCGCGGCCGCCGTCCGCGCGATCGTCCCCGACGGCGTCGACCTCGTCGTCGAGGTGGCGGCCGGCGCCAACGCCGCGACGAATGCCGCGGTCCTGAAGCCGCGTGGCGTGGTCGCGATTTACGCCAACAACGGCGACCACCCGTTCGACCTCGACGTGCGCCAGCACATGGTCCTGAACGCGCGGTTGCAGTTCGTGCTGCTCTACACGCTCCCCTCAAGACAGCTCCGCACCGCCGGCGACGACATCAACGCCGCGATCGTCGCTGGTGCCTACCGCGTCGGCGACGACGCCGGCCTGCCGCTGCACGACTTCGCCCTCGACCGGACGGCCGACGCCCACCGCGCCGTCGAGGACGGCGCCACCGGCAAGGTCATCATCACCGTCGCCGACGACTGA
- a CDS encoding TIGR02679 family protein: MEQSSRDDRLHRLLGGPHTTWLVERMRRRLELGKPLTGSVTLFSVSAEQRRAVELLLGRRPGGGASLSVSLDELDRTLRASRAAPDGLAAAVEQLAGPIRNRSAEAASVAAAWASAFRELDATVADRPELIEWRAWLDTTGVVRRLVADPSAARLVLDAVAGVVQRLPSTGVPLGRLAAEVCGDAHALDEGRPVATLALSAARAMTSDSSLGEALTGRREIWAAVGVHLDELSSTVLCLGLPGESRTPLGLTLAAMRAVGEPSVLTLRQLRRHDGPVLAPQGLVRLCENPVVVAAAAEELGAACPPLVCVNGRPSAAVWRLLDLLASGGARFAYHGDFDWGGVAIAAAVYERVRWEPWRFDAAAYESAAGSSPLSGTPLPTPWDPALQSAMVRRGVRIEEELAIDDLLRDLAR; the protein is encoded by the coding sequence ATGGAACAGTCGTCCCGCGACGATCGGCTGCATCGTCTTCTCGGCGGGCCGCACACGACCTGGCTCGTCGAGCGGATGCGGCGCCGATTGGAGCTCGGTAAGCCTCTGACCGGGTCCGTCACGTTGTTCAGCGTTTCGGCGGAGCAGCGTCGCGCCGTGGAGCTGCTCCTGGGACGGCGGCCGGGCGGCGGTGCCTCCCTCAGCGTGTCGCTGGACGAGCTGGACCGGACGTTGCGCGCATCGCGGGCCGCACCGGACGGCCTGGCCGCCGCGGTCGAGCAACTGGCCGGACCCATCCGGAACCGCTCAGCGGAGGCCGCAAGCGTCGCCGCAGCCTGGGCTTCGGCGTTTCGCGAACTCGACGCGACGGTTGCCGACCGCCCGGAGCTGATCGAGTGGCGAGCCTGGCTGGACACCACCGGCGTGGTCCGGCGACTGGTCGCCGACCCGAGCGCGGCGCGGCTCGTCCTGGACGCGGTGGCGGGCGTGGTGCAGCGGCTTCCGTCGACTGGCGTGCCGCTCGGACGGCTCGCCGCCGAGGTCTGCGGCGACGCTCATGCCCTCGACGAAGGACGGCCGGTCGCCACACTGGCGCTGTCCGCCGCCCGCGCGATGACGAGCGACTCATCGCTCGGCGAGGCGTTGACCGGCCGCCGAGAGATCTGGGCTGCGGTCGGCGTCCACCTCGACGAACTCTCGTCGACGGTGCTCTGCCTCGGCCTGCCCGGTGAATCGCGGACACCGCTTGGACTGACGCTGGCCGCGATGCGTGCGGTCGGCGAGCCGAGCGTGCTGACGCTACGACAGCTACGTCGGCACGATGGTCCGGTTCTGGCACCCCAGGGTCTGGTGCGGCTCTGCGAGAATCCGGTCGTCGTCGCGGCGGCGGCCGAAGAACTCGGCGCTGCCTGCCCGCCGCTCGTGTGCGTCAACGGCCGGCCATCTGCCGCAGTGTGGCGTCTGCTCGACCTGCTGGCATCAGGCGGCGCACGGTTCGCGTATCACGGCGACTTCGACTGGGGCGGGGTGGCGATCGCTGCTGCGGTGTACGAGAGGGTGCGATGGGAGCCGTGGCGGTTCGACGCAGCCGCGTACGAGTCCGCGGCCGGGTCGTCGCCGCTCAGCGGCACACCCCTGCCAACCCCCTGGGATCCGGCGCTGCAGTCGGCCATGGTGCGCCGTGGCGTGCGGATCGAGGAGGAGCTGGCCATCGACGACCTGCTGCGCGATCTCGCACGTTGA
- a CDS encoding DUF5994 family protein, producing MRQFLSSHLLDDSATRVAYRVTQPGRDPSLHGVWWPRSNDLGAELPTVIESLDRRGFMTEWVSFSRKTWGNAGRQLLIAGRVIRTASYRTIDPNMVSLSGRDGRARIDLLVVPPDVDPTAAARAFARVVDWDNRLTASEVLAAVEADRAVQPDALVSWPMLQAVAS from the coding sequence ATGCGCCAGTTCCTCAGCTCACATCTGCTCGACGACTCAGCGACGCGAGTCGCCTACCGCGTGACCCAGCCGGGCCGGGACCCGAGTCTTCATGGTGTGTGGTGGCCGCGGTCCAACGACCTCGGCGCGGAGCTGCCCACGGTCATCGAGTCCCTGGACCGCAGGGGATTCATGACCGAGTGGGTCTCGTTCAGCCGGAAGACGTGGGGCAACGCGGGGCGGCAGCTGCTGATCGCCGGCCGGGTCATCCGGACGGCCTCGTACCGCACCATCGACCCGAACATGGTGAGCCTGAGCGGGCGTGACGGCCGCGCACGCATCGATCTGCTGGTCGTGCCGCCCGACGTGGATCCGACGGCTGCGGCGCGGGCGTTCGCGCGCGTCGTCGACTGGGACAACCGCCTCACCGCGAGCGAGGTACTGGCAGCCGTCGAGGCCGATCGAGCCGTCCAACCGGACGCGCTCGTGTCGTGGCCGATGCTCCAGGCCGTGGCGTCGTGA
- a CDS encoding TIGR02677 family protein yields the protein MPDAPSHEPGRQAASGGHAEQVTSAAQPFTYLGTPNAALYRDVMCTFARAKERFIVHLRPEDVAAELTRDSDEQLAQALEQLVGWGNLRADPDTSRATSPEDFHRKRFLYQLTTAGHAAEEAIAFYEQAIGRRGALQSVALEDIAEQLAALLVVAEEPEPDPAKTHRLLLSLAERFTSLADNAQAFMASLRRAIDFSDGDVEGFLAYKERLIDYINRFIADLANSGARIATLLADLEARDHDRLLRLAARREALDSVPDGPDGTDAYTRAEAAALGAWRNRWRGLRDWFISADTGHPSQARLLRQAAVTAIKQLIDTVGMLNERRSGRSDRSADFRALARWFAEAPDEAAMHRLWRAAFGLSPARHLSVTSTTLTEWEEQEPPSSTPWSQAPPIRISPQLRKTGSYERRGRPNRVEDRSAARELLRRQAEQEATELAAARRRLATSGPILLSQLGELDARAFRLFLGLLGDALATRLPGETEVKTTTSDGSMEVRLSLVQDGPDACAEVSIHTEDGVLRGPEHLIEITDLAGAT from the coding sequence ATGCCGGATGCGCCCAGCCACGAGCCCGGCCGCCAGGCCGCGTCCGGCGGCCACGCCGAGCAAGTGACGTCGGCTGCCCAGCCCTTCACCTATCTCGGTACGCCGAACGCGGCGCTGTACCGCGACGTGATGTGCACGTTCGCCCGCGCCAAGGAAAGGTTCATCGTTCACCTGCGGCCCGAAGACGTGGCCGCGGAGCTGACGCGTGACAGCGACGAGCAGCTTGCCCAGGCGCTGGAGCAACTGGTCGGGTGGGGCAACCTGCGGGCCGATCCGGACACCAGCCGCGCCACCTCGCCCGAGGACTTCCACCGCAAACGGTTCCTGTACCAGCTCACCACCGCCGGGCATGCGGCGGAGGAGGCGATCGCGTTCTACGAGCAGGCCATCGGCCGGCGCGGCGCGCTGCAGTCGGTGGCGCTGGAGGACATCGCCGAGCAGCTCGCGGCGCTGTTGGTCGTCGCCGAGGAGCCCGAGCCCGACCCTGCCAAGACGCACCGGCTGTTGTTGTCGCTGGCCGAGCGCTTCACGTCGCTCGCCGACAACGCGCAGGCATTCATGGCGTCGCTGCGCCGGGCCATCGACTTCTCCGACGGCGACGTGGAGGGCTTCCTCGCCTACAAGGAACGGCTGATCGACTACATCAACCGGTTCATCGCCGACCTCGCGAACTCGGGAGCCCGCATCGCCACGCTGCTTGCCGACCTGGAGGCCCGCGATCATGATCGCCTGCTACGGCTGGCGGCCCGGCGAGAGGCGCTCGACTCCGTCCCCGACGGCCCGGACGGCACCGACGCGTACACCCGCGCCGAGGCGGCAGCGCTCGGCGCTTGGCGCAACCGGTGGCGCGGGCTGCGCGACTGGTTCATCTCAGCCGACACCGGTCACCCCTCTCAGGCCCGGCTGCTGCGGCAGGCCGCCGTGACGGCCATCAAGCAGCTCATCGACACCGTCGGCATGCTCAACGAGCGCCGTTCGGGCCGGTCCGACCGTTCGGCCGATTTCCGCGCCCTGGCCCGCTGGTTCGCCGAGGCGCCCGACGAGGCGGCCATGCACCGGCTGTGGCGCGCGGCGTTCGGGCTCTCGCCGGCTCGCCACCTCAGTGTCACGAGCACCACGCTGACCGAATGGGAGGAGCAGGAGCCGCCGTCGTCCACGCCGTGGTCGCAGGCACCGCCGATCCGGATCTCGCCTCAGCTGCGGAAGACCGGCTCGTACGAGCGGCGCGGCCGGCCCAACCGGGTGGAGGACCGCTCGGCCGCACGCGAGCTGCTCCGGAGGCAGGCCGAGCAAGAAGCGACCGAGCTCGCGGCCGCCCGCCGTCGGCTCGCTACCAGCGGCCCGATCCTGCTGTCCCAGCTCGGCGAGCTCGACGCCCGGGCGTTCCGGCTCTTCCTCGGCCTGCTCGGCGACGCGCTCGCGACCCGGCTGCCGGGCGAGACCGAGGTGAAGACGACCACCAGCGACGGGTCCATGGAGGTCAGGCTGTCGCTGGTTCAGGACGGTCCCGACGCCTGCGCCGAGGTGTCCATTCACACCGAGGACGGCGTCCTCCGTGGTCCGGAGCACCTGATCGAGATCACCGACCTGGCGGGCGCGACATGA
- a CDS encoding TIGR02678 family protein has protein sequence MILDEETAQRRAAMRALLAKPLLTAEHDADAFVTVRRQLRYLREWLTRETGWRLQADPESARLFVTTPNTTDPTHPARGRSNEPFGRRRYVLLCLALAVLERADAQTTLGTLADQLLDVAAEPELTAAGVEFTMDNRAERSDLVAIVRTLLEWGVLAKVAGDEDAYLSASGDVLYDIQRPVLAALLTGNRGPSTVTAGSFEERLAELTAEPVPDTDDLRNQAMRRRLTRRLLLDPVVYYAELDPAERAYLLSQRQAITRRIHEATGLWPEMRAEGIAMVDPDDQLTDVRMPEQRTDGHVTLLVAEYLAARKEATVDELHEFVRRAAREHTAYWRKGVTDPGAEKQLLAVALEKLTALRLVDADSQRVFSLAAIGRFAIGEPTIRASEVLESR, from the coding sequence ATGATCCTCGACGAGGAGACGGCTCAGCGGCGCGCCGCGATGCGCGCCCTGCTCGCCAAGCCACTGCTGACGGCCGAACACGACGCGGACGCCTTCGTCACCGTCCGACGGCAGCTGCGGTATCTGCGCGAGTGGCTCACCCGGGAGACCGGCTGGCGGCTGCAGGCCGATCCGGAGTCGGCCAGGTTGTTCGTGACGACGCCGAACACCACCGACCCGACGCATCCGGCCCGTGGCCGGTCGAACGAGCCGTTCGGGCGACGGCGCTACGTGTTGCTGTGCCTGGCGCTCGCGGTGCTCGAGCGTGCCGACGCCCAGACCACGCTCGGGACGCTGGCCGATCAACTGCTCGACGTAGCGGCCGAACCGGAGCTGACCGCGGCGGGCGTGGAGTTCACGATGGACAACCGCGCCGAGCGGTCCGACCTCGTGGCGATCGTCCGGACGCTGCTCGAGTGGGGCGTACTGGCCAAGGTGGCCGGCGACGAAGACGCTTATCTGTCGGCATCGGGCGACGTGCTCTACGACATCCAGCGCCCGGTACTGGCCGCGCTGCTCACCGGCAACCGCGGGCCGTCCACCGTCACCGCCGGGTCGTTCGAAGAACGGCTGGCCGAGCTGACCGCCGAACCCGTTCCCGACACCGACGACCTTCGCAATCAGGCCATGCGCCGGCGGCTGACCCGCCGGCTGTTGCTGGACCCCGTCGTCTACTACGCCGAGCTCGACCCCGCGGAGCGGGCGTACCTGCTGTCCCAACGGCAGGCGATCACGCGCCGCATCCACGAAGCCACCGGGCTGTGGCCCGAGATGCGCGCCGAGGGCATCGCGATGGTCGACCCAGACGACCAGCTCACCGACGTGCGCATGCCCGAGCAGCGCACCGACGGCCACGTCACCCTCCTCGTGGCGGAGTACCTCGCCGCGAGGAAGGAGGCCACCGTCGATGAGCTGCACGAGTTCGTCCGCCGAGCCGCCCGGGAGCACACCGCGTACTGGCGCAAGGGCGTGACCGATCCGGGTGCGGAGAAGCAGCTGCTCGCCGTCGCACTGGAGAAGCTGACCGCGCTGCGGCTGGTCGATGCCGATTCCCAGCGGGTGTTCAGCCTGGCCGCCATCGGCAGGTTCGCCATCGGCGAACCCACCATCCGCGCGTCCGAGGTACTGGAGTCACGATGA
- a CDS encoding LLM class flavin-dependent oxidoreductase, with amino-acid sequence MSLEFGIFLPVGFAGELGAFDDPAEAAERVIELARTAEECGFAAAWLPDHLQTIPPSPAPVFESWSLLAALARDTDRIRIGPLVSSNSYRNPALQAKIASTVDVLSNGRLTLGLGAGWYEPDYEVFGYEFGDAPGRLRALRDGVRVIKEIWEHPTTFPRGAQQPTIPLLIAGGGERVTLKLVAEYADACNVMVSPAEAARKYAVLREHCEAAGRDYAAIRRTATTACLIAGSDEEAQAALSPGMGAFYPGDFASYLLYGTADTVRRRIAAYEEAGVQQLIVGFHEATDPEAIRRFAKEFID; translated from the coding sequence ATGTCTCTGGAATTCGGCATCTTCCTGCCGGTCGGTTTCGCCGGCGAACTGGGCGCGTTCGACGACCCGGCCGAGGCGGCCGAGCGAGTGATCGAGCTGGCCCGGACGGCGGAGGAGTGCGGCTTCGCGGCGGCCTGGCTGCCCGACCACCTGCAGACCATCCCGCCGTCACCGGCGCCGGTGTTCGAGTCGTGGTCGCTGCTGGCGGCGCTGGCCCGCGACACCGACCGGATCCGGATCGGCCCGCTGGTCAGCTCCAACAGCTACCGGAACCCGGCGCTGCAGGCCAAGATCGCGTCGACGGTCGATGTCCTGTCGAATGGCCGGCTGACGCTGGGGCTCGGCGCCGGCTGGTACGAGCCCGACTACGAGGTGTTCGGCTACGAGTTCGGCGACGCACCCGGCCGGCTCCGGGCGCTGCGCGACGGCGTGCGGGTCATCAAGGAGATCTGGGAGCATCCGACGACGTTTCCGCGTGGCGCGCAGCAGCCCACGATCCCGCTGCTGATCGCCGGCGGCGGCGAACGGGTGACGCTCAAGCTCGTCGCGGAGTACGCGGACGCCTGCAACGTGATGGTGTCGCCCGCGGAGGCGGCGCGGAAGTACGCCGTGCTGCGGGAGCACTGCGAGGCGGCCGGCCGCGACTACGCCGCCATCCGGCGCACCGCGACGACCGCCTGCCTCATCGCCGGGTCGGACGAGGAGGCGCAGGCGGCGCTGTCGCCGGGGATGGGCGCGTTCTACCCGGGCGACTTCGCGTCGTACCTGCTCTACGGGACGGCCGACACCGTGCGGCGGCGCATCGCGGCGTACGAGGAGGCGGGCGTCCAGCAGCTGATCGTCGGCTTCCACGAGGCCACCGACCCGGAGGCGATCCGGCGGTTCGCCAAGGAGTTCATCGACTGA